A section of the Oncorhynchus keta strain PuntledgeMale-10-30-2019 chromosome 15, Oket_V2, whole genome shotgun sequence genome encodes:
- the LOC118394915 gene encoding COP9 signalosome complex subunit 7b-like, protein MSPVKACVICLDTPPHLSPENKLAFSQAARNNIYDKINKTNLLSVFPQMAGDPKHSNQLEQFMLLAKNSQGPALITLIKQLLEAPGVYVFGEFLELPCIQQMSKGPNEGYSQLLNMFAYGTYHDYKAFKDTLPPLTETQKNKLRHLTIVNLAANMQVIPYSVLLKDLEVGSVRELEDLVIEAVYADVIRGKLDQCRQQLEVDACIGRDIRSQGMGRIASILTQWCSDCESMSASIEQEVGRVSHCRESHLKALHHIETEVGNIRRMMSATTSTSTQDMDPLGEQEGEGAMAGSGAERRQTPLQIISKVKSLNNQRH, encoded by the exons ATGTCTCCTGTAAAAGCGTGTGTCATTTGCCTAGACACGCCCCCACATCTTTCTCCTGAAAACAAGTTGGCATTTAGTCAAGCAGCTCGAAACAATATTTATGACAAGATAAACAAAACCAAT CTCCTCTCAGTTTTTCCTCAGATGGCTGGAGACCCGAAACACAGCAACCAGCTGGAGCAGTTCATGTTGCTGGCCAAAAATTCGCAAGGACCCGCTTTGATTACCCTCATAAAACAATTACTGGAAGCTCCGGGGGTATATGTCTTCGGAGAGTTCCTAGAGCTGCCCTGCATTCAACAG ATGTCAAAAGGTCCCAATGAAGGCTACAGTCAACTGCTCAACATGTTTGCCTATGGCACATACCATGATTATAAAG CATTCAAGGATACTCTACCCCCCTTGACTGAGACCCAGAAGAACAAACTAAGGCATCTGACCATTGTCAACCTGGCTGCAAACATGCAG GTGATCCCGTACTCAGTGCTGCTGAAGGACCTGGAGGTGGGCAGTGTGCGTGAGCTAGAGGACTTGGTGATAGAGGCTGTGTATGCTGACGTGATCCGGGGGAAGCTGGACCAGTGCAGGCAGCAACTGGAGGTGGACGCCTGCATCGGCCGGGACATCCGCTCCCAGGGCATGGGCCGCATCGCCAGCATACTGACACagtg GTGTAGTGACTGTGAGAGCATGTCTGCGTCCATAGAGCAGGAGGTGGGCAGGGTGAGCCACTGCAGAGAGAGCCACCTCAAAGCTCTGCATCACATCGAGACCGAG GTGGGTAACATCCGCAGGATGATGTCAGCAACCACGTCTACGTCCACTCAGGACATGGACCCTCTGGGGGAGCAGGAGGGGGAAGGGGCCATGGCAGGCTCCGGGGCCGAGCGCAGGCAGACCCCTCTACAGATAATCTCCAAGGTCAAGAGCCTCAACAACCAGAGACACTGA